A single region of the Plasmodium reichenowi strain SY57 chromosome 9, whole genome shotgun sequence genome encodes:
- a CDS encoding Maf-like protein, putative, whose protein sequence is MNNHNFNNQHNSNSAHSEKSEMKNGLFLKKNMQINKNDEIAKELDLEFDEEIISRLLCLVHNKNVKHKVLKINNLIDGNLYNYIVNSEENKNYINNNEHETIEEQAANGNLYNEKELYNIQEKMKTNISQYSIELNKFLIDNNNYDTTTKYNNNNNNNNNNNDNSNNNNDNNYDNNNYINKTTKENNDFYYKKRNDNINSLGETNNVLFLCYDETNDDCTTCDKYRKNYMSNMEISNNIDINKLNDLNDYFFILGSTSTSRKYILKKSNLNFLSVRIHIDEKKIGCRKKHDPFTLTSNISVAKGLKLLSMIKKDSQLKEQIFELAKKKKIILLVGDEVIYCNNKIYEKPTNQKEATDFLKSYNNNKCFSYSSITLIEYETEKIVTGIDESVINIYDMNDNIIKNILEDSSIYFCAGALKIENIYMHKHINVIKGNIDSIFGLSINLLFHLLTIL, encoded by the coding sequence atgaataatCACAATTTTAATAACCAGCACAATTCAAATAGTGCCCATAGTGAGAAAAGTGAAATGAAAAATGGATTgttcttaaaaaaaaatatgcaaataaacaaaaatgatgaaataGCAAAGGAGCTGGACCTAGAATTTGATGAGGAAATAATTTCCCGTCTATTATGTCTTGTACACAATAAAAATGTCAAACATAAAGttctaaaaataaataatttaatagatggaaatttatataattacatCGTAAATAgtgaagaaaataaaaattatattaacaaTAATGAACATGAGACAATTGAGGAACAAGCAGCAAATGGAAATCTTTATAACGAAAAGGAactatataatattcaagaaaaaatgaaaactAACATTTCTCAATATTCAAttgaattaaataaatttctaatcgataataataattatgatacAACTACCAAAtacaacaacaataataataataataataataataatgataatagtaataataataatgataataattatgataataataattatataaacaagACAACAAAAGAGAATAATGACTTTtactataaaaaaagaaatgataatataaacagCTTAGGTGAAACGAATAATGTTCTTTTTCTATGTTATGATGAAACAAATGACGATTGTACTACTTGtgataaatatagaaagaattatatgtcaaatatggaaatatctaataatattgatataaataaattaaatgattTGAATGactatttttttattcttgGATCTACTTCTACTtcaagaaaatatattttaaaaaagagtaacctaaattttttatctGTACGTATACATATtgatgaaaagaaaattgGATGTAGAAAAAAACACGACCCTTTTACATTGACATCTAATATATCAGTAGCCAAAGgattaaaattattaagtATGATCAAAAAGGATTCACAATTAAAAGAACAAATTTTTGAGTTAGctaaaaagaaaaaaataatattattagtaGGAGATGAAGTAATTTATTgtaataacaaaatatatgaaaaacCAACAAATCAAAAAGAAGCAACTGATTTTCttaaatcatataataataataaatgttttAGTTATAGTAGTATTACTTTAATTGAATATGAAACGGAAAAAATTGTTACAGGTATAGACGAATCAGTTATCAATATTTATGATATGAAcgataatataattaaaaacatattaGAGGATtcttctatatatttttgtgcAGGTGCTTTGaaaattgaaaatatatatatgcataaacatataaatgttaTTAAAGGAAATATAGACAGCATTTTTGGCTTGTCAATAAATTTGTTATTTCATTTGCTCACAATTTTGTga
- a CDS encoding arginase, putative encodes MLDTIESYIKSYKEKENLYVKKKVSIIGSPLAAGQPLGGVQLACDDLRKLGLHNVIDMLGWKYEDIGNIDNGDNEMKQEKKTNNYINNNDNNNDNNNVYNNDNNNVYNNDNNNVYNNDNNNNNNNCYIPNGVIKEKKHDLSNNKMNGYVNHNFYGNYEENNVISTNDKYKSNCYYDNIRNIKEIGIFSKNLFDTMSNELRKKNFVLNIGGDHGVAFSSILSSLQMYQNLRVIWIDAHGDINIPETSPSGNYHGMTLAHTLGLFKKKVPYFEWSEKLTYLKPENTAIIGIRDIDTYEKIILKKCNINYYTIFDIEKNGIYNTICTALEKIDPDSNCPIHISLDIDSVDNVFAPGTGTVAKGGLNYREINLLMKILAETKRVVSMDLVEYNPSLDEVDQKVHGDSLPILDNATKTGKLCLELIARVLGYDIV; translated from the coding sequence ATGTTGGATACTATAGAAAGTTACATCAAGAGTTACAAGGAAAAGGAAAACCTTTATGTTAAGAAAAAAGTTTCCATTATTGGTTCTCCTCTTGCCGCTGGCCAACCTCTTGGGGGGGTGCAATTAGCATGTGATGACTTGAGAAAATTAGGTTTGCACAATGTTATAGATATGTTAGGATGGAAATATGAAGATATAGGCAATATAGATAATGGGGATAATGAAATgaaacaagaaaaaaaaacgaataattatattaataataatgataataataatgataataataatgtttataataatgataataataatgtttataataatgataataataatgtttataataatgataataataataataataataattgttaTATTCCAAATGGTGTaattaaagaaaagaaaCATGATTTgtcaaataataaaatgaatgGATATGTGAACCATAATTTTTATGGTAATTATGAAGAGAATAATGTAATATCAacaaatgataaatataaaagtaattgttattatgataatataaggaatataaaagaaatagGTATATTCAgtaaaaatttatttgatACTATGAGCAATGAATTAAGGAAGAAAAATTTTGTATTAAATATAGGGGGTGACCATGGTGTAGCTTTTAGTAGTATCCTTAGTTCCTTACAAATGTATCAGAATTTAAGAGTTATATGGATCGATGCACATGGAGATATAAACATACCTGAAACGTCTCCTTCAGGTAATTATCATGGTATGACTTTAGCACACACCTTAGGgttatttaaaaagaaagtTCCTTATTTCGAATGGTCCGAAAAattaacatatttaaaacCAGAAAATACAGCTATTATAGGTATTAGAGATATAGAtacatatgaaaaaattattttaaaaaaatgtaatattaattattataccATTTTtgatatagaaaaaaatggaatTTATAATACAATTTGTACAGCATTAGAAAAAATAGATCCAGATTCAAATTGCCCTATTCACATTTCTTTAGATATAGATAGTGTTGATAATGTCTTTGCTCCAGGAACTGGTACTGTAGCTAAGGGGGGATTAAATTATAGagaaattaatttattaatgaaaatattagCTGAAACAAAAAGAGTTGTGTCTATGGATTTAGTAGAATATAATCCATCCCTTGATGAAGTCGATCAAAAAGTTCATGGGGATTCATTGCCTATATTGGATAATGCAACGAAAACAGGAAAATTGTGTTTAGAACTTATCGCCCGAGTGTTAGGATACGATATAGTGTAA
- a CDS encoding zinc finger protein, putative: MSTNTSKKGYNKYMDKRMYVNNSNNSNNSSSSNNNNNNNNNNNSSSSSSNSNNNNNNNVHQKEKMLHGPNNSNCNNNNEEYRNIKKDDNMSNVVNTSERRILFYKTKICPWYIKGKCERRKTCLYAHAQNELRELPNLCKTSLCPKLKINELCNDKKCKYAHTNIELRATENLYKTALCESFIKGKCFSGQFCRYAHGHNELRENPMEITDKNIIIGTSKNKTDKQEYEKKKNSSNSSNNPNNNNNNNNNNNNNNNNNNNNNNNNNMNHHINSNSSNSSNHINNNMDSNKRNETYCIFPKKKEIYFNKVNALTEDDGIYDITETIDPQLLNDSNTDNSYECNKKGAAAINTNVNNTTTEYVLKNGIKNAKNNMSNNNINANMNIVNNGNVNVAHMNHMMLNNNMNHMNNMNHMNNMNHMNSMNHMNNINHMNNINHINVNMNSFMNGNMNHMAPLNHMNNMNMHMNLNHMNNMNNMNGMNSMNNVSSVNNVNNLNHMNFNMNHMNFNMNHMNHINNNNNNNNSNNNICSNSMIPPVMNTSLENYNKAEDNTKFNEEQFLNDNLNVLGFLEETTSGEKFGRGSSTSNLLTDINCTNKQDTTNFTYNNCTNIDGIYNNNIKYNNIHNINNMNNSTLSSNTINNNFNNMTTTNGSINYSSNNNNNNNNNNIEDNFNHFNNNNVDKFNYEDFFFGTISNNHPNNNNTLSNNIMLNNDEVLHSRTQALNTYIMNDDINNNTAPSTGRESSNNEDMLNNKMVMNNDTFNNDKENIANNNTTNNINNNAENNVVTWEDFSLFGKSKAPISENDYFKIFNYGICNNMDNKLYENCDAYKNDIEKYDKSLFIL, encoded by the coding sequence atgagtACAAATACAAGTAAGAAAGGttacaataaatatatggaTAAAAGAATGTACGTgaataatagtaataatagtaataatagtagtagtagtaataataataataataataataataataataatagtagtagtagtagtagtaatagtaataataataataataataacgtccatcaaaaagaaaagatgTTGCATGGTCCGAATAATAGtaattgtaataataataatgaagagTATCGTAATATTAAGaaagatgataatatgaGTAACGTTGTGAATACTAGTGAAAGGcgaattttattttataagaCTAAAATATGTCCTTGGTATATTAAAGGAAAGTGTGAAAGGAGAAAAACTTGTTTATATGCTCATGCTCAAAATGAATTAAGAGAATTACCGAATTTATGTAAAACTAGTTTATGTccaaaattaaaaataaatgagttatgtaatgataaaaaatgtaaatatgCTCATACGAATATAGAATTGAGGGCTACCGAAAATTTGTACAAAACCGCATTATGTGAGAGTTTTATTAAAGGTAAATGTTTTTCTGGACAATTTTGTAGATATGCTCATGGTCATAATGAATTAAGAGAAAACCCTATGGAAATAACCGataagaatattattattggAACTAGTAAAAATAAGACTGATAAGCAAGAATAtgagaagaaaaagaattCAAGTAACAGTAGTAATAATCctaataacaacaataataataataataacaacaacaataataataataataataacaacaataataataataataatatgaatcATCACattaatagtaatagtagtaatagtagtaatcatattaataataatatggattcaaataaaagaaatgaaaCTTATTGTATATTCCCAAAgaagaaagaaatatattttaataaagtTAATGCTTTGACAGAAGATGATGGAATTTATGATATTACCGAAACAATTGATCCACAGTTATTGAATGATAGTAATACAGACAATTCATATgaatgtaataaaaaaggtGCAGCGGCtataaatacaaatgtaaataatacGACTACCGAgtatgtattaaaaaatggaaTAAAGAATGCtaagaataatatgagcaataataatataaatgcAAATATGAATATTGTTAATAATGGCAATGTTAATGTTGCACATATGAATCACATGATgttgaataataatatgaatcacatgaataatatgaaccatatgaataatatgaaccATATGAATAGTATGAAccatatgaataatataaatcatatgaataatataaatcatattaATGTCAATATGAATAGTTTTATGAATGGAAACATGAATCACATGGCCCCCTTAaatcatatgaataatatgaatatgcATATGAATCTAAAccatatgaataatatgaataatatgaatggTATGAATAGTATGAATAATGTAAGTAGTGTAaataatgtgaataatTTGAATCACATGAACTTTAATATGAACCACATGAATTTCAATATGAATCATATGAACCACATaaataacaacaataataataataatagtaataataatatttgtagTAATAGTATGATCCCTCCTGTTATGAATACATCATtagaaaattataacaaaGCAGAAGACAATACGAAATTTAATGAAGAACAGTTTTTGAACGATAACTTAAATGTGTTAGGATTTCTTGAAGAAACGACAAGTGGAGAAAAATTTGGAAGGGGTTCAAGTACGAGCAATTTGTTAACCGACATCAATTGTACGAATAAACAAGACACTACtaattttacatataacAATTGTACAAATATAGatggtatatataataataacatcaaatataataatatacataatataaataatatgaacaattCAACTCTCTCTTCTAACACAATAAATAACAATTTCAATAATATGACTACTACTAATGGAAGTATAAATTATTCAAgtaataacaataataataataataataataatattgagGACAATTTTAATCAttttaataacaataatgtGGACAAATTTAATTATGAGGATTTTTTCTTTGGAACCATTTCCAATAATCATCcgaataataataataccttgagtaataatattatgttaaATAACGATGAGGTGTTGCATAGTAGAACGCAAGCATTAAACacttatattatgaatgatgatataaataataacacGGCTCCTTCAACGGGAAGGGAAAGTAGTAATAATGAAGACAtgttaaataataagatggtaatgaataatgatacatttaataatgataaggaaaatatagcaaataataatacaacaaataatattaataataatgctGAAAATAATGTAGTTACATGGGAagatttttctttatttgGAAAATCCAAAGCTCCTATCTCGGAAAATGATTActttaaaatttttaacTATGGAATATGTAACAATATGGATAACAAATTGTATGAAAATTGTGAtgcatataaaaatgacaTTGAAAAGTATGACAAATCgttatttattctttaa
- a CDS encoding dynein light intermediate chain 2, cytosolic, with translation MKKDNKNFSNTSFGLLKKKSTTKQDISKVNVKHKDKATIKGKDNIPLLSKKNNINDKKKDINILNHSTNIKVNEKERSNLNSSIINIEHDHKNVDINGNVELVSDEKKEKKEKKEKKDKKIELDNINKGDNLHNDSNINKGDNLHNDSNINKGDNLHNDSNFNKDDYLHNVGNINHVHATITNKFKREDNMDPLKKDNNENFVSNKLNTEKEDITYKINDLEKKIILDNKCNMKDDEDNIDTLKKNNIYVVDNNIKNINDGINIIDNYYDDNSDRYNIHNDYNSDTNSTHNDDNSDSYNTHNDGNNDRYITHNNNYKYDYEDQKNVNKNTKDIDEEKKCSIYDNILKQLNIQKNENLENSHIIIFGNKDVGKSCLVKALQEICINNDEKEDYPFYCNKNRVLPLDYACLKVKNIDENRKVKDIKSNSHIWILQHPSYINSLIKNIKNFKNVENVIILICTDLYKPYNIMSDINSWIDTLYILFEAIHSNTSLKTLNQLKEKMENYIYDYKNKKIEKEEKRDYHKNEELKDIQEKINNNNNNNNNIHNIHNSINNNINNNNTINMNNNNNINNNNNINIINRDINKNIFTPDKERLIKINLAFPIFFIICKSDGYEILNNRTYQGYMDVIISYLRNLAINYQAAIIYCNTINKDHPKNIELLYKYIMHRLYNFPFNEKPILNDYEKIFIPSGYDNLELINKSIKNTFVENFHKPYDSIIIKPIPNKSIVEQNENVVDDYYFNDFLANLSNDINKIKKNDENVTTWEKNKIDVIVNKSNIYTEETNENNLNKDKIDQSLHSFFQNLLAKGRSKSPSAPNINPTSLEKRNINS, from the coding sequence ATGAAGAAAGATAATAAGAATTTTTCAAATACTTCATTTGgtcttttaaaaaaaaaaagtacaACTAAACAGGATATTTCGAAAGTTAATGTGAAACATAAAGATAAGGCAAcaataaaaggaaaagatAACATTCCTTTATTatctaaaaaaaataatataaatgataagaaaaaagatataaacatattaaacCATTCTACAAATATAAAGGTGAATGAGAAAGAACGTTCAAATTTAAATAGTTCAATTATAAACATAGAACATGATCATAAAAATGTTGATATCAATGGAAATGTAGAATTGGTAAGTGacgaaaaaaaagaaaaaaaagaaaaaaaagaaaaaaaagataaaaaaatagaattggataatattaataagggtgataatttacataatgatagcaatattaataagggtgataatttacataatgatagcaatattaataagggtgataatttacataatgatagtaattttaataaagatgattatttacataatgTTGGCAATATTAATCATGTTCATGCTACAATTActaataaatttaaaagagAAGATAATATGGATccattaaaaaaagataataatgaaaattttgtatcaaataaattaaatacagaaaaagaagatataacttataaaataaatgatttagaaaaaaaaattatattagataataaatgtaacatgaaagatgatgaagataatattgacacattaaagaaaaataatatctATGTGGTAGacaataatattaagaatataaatgatggaataaatattattgataattattatgatgataacagtgatagatataatattcataatgattataatagTGATACTAATAGTACTcataatgatgataatagTGATTCGTATAATACACATAATGATGGTAATAATGATAGGTATATTacacataataataattataaatatgattatgaggatcaaaaaaatgtaaataaaaataccAAGGATATAgatgaagaaaagaaatgtagtatatatgataatatattaaaacaattaaatattcagaaaaatgaaaatttagaaaatagccatatcataatttttgGAAATAAGGATGTAGGAAAATCATGCTTAGTTAAAGCATTACAagaaatatgtataaataatgatgaaaaagaagatTACCCATTTTATTGTAATAAGAATAGAGTTTTACCTTTAGATTATGCTTGTTTAAAggtaaaaaatatagatgaAAATAGAAAGGTGAAAGACATAAAAAGTAATAGCCATATATGGATCTTACAACATCCATCTTATATCAATTCATtgattaaaaatataaaaaattttaaaaatgtagaaaatgttattattttaatatgtaCAGATTTATACAAAccttataatattatgtcTGATATTAATAGTTGGATAGATACcttgtatattttatttgaagCAATACATTCTAATACAAGCTTAAAGACATTGAACcaattaaaagaaaaaatggaaaattatatatatgattataaaaataaaaaaatagaaaagGAGGAAAAGAGGgattatcataaaaatgaagaattaaaagatatacaagaaaaaataaataacaacaacaataataataataatatacataatatacataatagtatcaataataatataaataataataacactattaatatgaataacaataataatataaataataataacaatattaatatcattaacagggatataaataaaaatatctttACTCCTGACAAGGAACgtttaataaaaataaatttagCCTTCccaatattttttattatttgtaaatCTGATGGATATGAAATTTTGAACAATAGAACGTATCAAGGATATATGGATGTTATCATTTCCTATTTACGTAATTTAGCCATAAATTATCAGGCGGctataatatattgtaataCCATCAATAAGGATCATcctaaaaatatagaacttttgtataaatatattatgcaTAGATTATATAACTTTCCTTTTAACGAGAAACCAATTTTAAATgattatgaaaaaatattcatacCATCAGGATATGATAATTTggaattaataaataaatcaatCAAAAATACATTTGTTGAAAATTTCCATAAACCATATGATtcaattattattaagCCTATACCAAATAAAAGCATCGTcgaacaaaatgaaaatgtagtagatgattattattttaatgatTTCTTAGCAAATTTATctaatgatataaataaaattaaaaagaatgaTGAAAATGTAACAACGtgggaaaaaaataaaattgatGTTATTGTTAAcaaaagtaatatatatacagaGGAAACTAATGAAAAcaatttaaataaagataaaatagATCAATCATTACATAGCTTTTTTCAAAATCTCTTAGCAAAAGGAAGATCCAAATCACCTAGTGCTCCTAATATTAACCCAACATCATtagaaaaaagaaatataaattcatGA